One region of Mesotoga sp. UBA6090 genomic DNA includes:
- a CDS encoding histidine kinase dimerization/phospho-acceptor domain-containing protein, whose amino-acid sequence MTVRGKISLLYLVTYGTVVISLGLTVFFVLRNLEFRRIDNLLLSFHNDIVNTYKFAGQENRLLSLAGNEDFGFAIYIEDEPVASFRAEPELFKEVAGIGTKGDHRYRATVELIEGAEERFVTFYNLEKSEEYLKFVLAVVVFSSLSILLAVSLIGTIFTRKLIRPFEEAGNQMELISRTGLKDARIVLKKSGDEVSKLESEINKALSRIEQLINDAKQFSSRIAHELRTPLAVMKSNLQLSLTGNSSEESMHEALRETLEEVEKLIRLSEEYLLLSRSETSVPIEKIEIDLSRLVLKTTEKIMILHPDKEIEIQILPEIMINASGYMIEHVVMNLLDNACKYSTDDSVEIRLTREEEFSLLSVSNKGKAVDFMNLEESVKEVKGQGYGLGLRVVLSILRAHNLRLDYEHKEGVNRFMIEFPCETCSQ is encoded by the coding sequence TCGCAGGATAGATAATCTTCTCCTATCATTTCATAACGATATAGTCAACACGTACAAATTCGCAGGTCAAGAAAACAGACTTCTGAGCCTTGCGGGAAATGAAGACTTTGGATTCGCCATATACATAGAAGATGAACCAGTAGCGAGTTTTCGGGCTGAACCGGAACTGTTCAAGGAAGTTGCAGGAATCGGCACAAAAGGTGACCATCGATATAGAGCGACTGTCGAGCTTATCGAAGGAGCCGAAGAGAGATTCGTGACTTTCTACAATCTCGAAAAGTCTGAGGAGTATCTGAAGTTTGTTCTTGCAGTAGTGGTCTTTTCCTCGTTATCGATCCTGTTGGCCGTAAGCCTCATTGGAACAATATTCACGAGAAAACTGATAAGACCTTTTGAAGAGGCCGGCAACCAAATGGAGCTAATCAGCAGAACGGGACTAAAGGATGCCAGAATTGTGCTGAAGAAGAGTGGAGACGAGGTTTCAAAGCTGGAAAGCGAAATCAATAAGGCGCTGAGTAGAATAGAGCAGTTGATTAACGATGCAAAGCAGTTCTCTTCAAGAATCGCTCACGAGTTGAGAACGCCCCTCGCAGTAATGAAATCGAATCTTCAGCTCTCTTTGACCGGCAATTCTTCGGAAGAGAGTATGCACGAAGCCTTGAGAGAAACCCTTGAGGAAGTGGAAAAGCTCATAAGACTCTCTGAAGAGTATCTGCTTCTGTCGCGCTCAGAGACTTCGGTACCAATCGAGAAGATAGAGATAGATCTCTCCCGACTTGTCTTGAAGACTACTGAGAAGATCATGATTCTTCATCCCGACAAAGAGATTGAAATACAGATCCTCCCCGAGATAATGATTAATGCCTCCGGATACATGATCGAGCACGTTGTAATGAATCTTCTTGACAATGCCTGCAAGTATTCTACGGACGACTCTGTGGAGATCAGGCTGACCCGTGAAGAGGAATTCTCTCTGTTATCTGTTTCCAACAAGGGAAAAGCCGTCGATTTCATGAACCTTGAAGAATCCGTGAAGGAAGTGAAAGGTCAGGGATACGGTCTCGGTCTGAGAGTGGTCTTGTCGATTTTGCGTGCGCACAATCTTAGGCTTGATTACGAACATAAAGAGGGTGTCAATAGATTCATGATCGAATTTCCCTGTGAGACCTGTTCTCAATAG